The Thermodesulfovibrio sp. 3462-1 genome contains the following window.
CAAACTCCACAGAACGAGTTTGCAAAACCTTTGCTCCCAGTGAAGCAAGTTCAAGCATTTCTTCATAAGAAATCTTATCAAGCTTACGGGCATTGGGCACAATATTTGGATCAGCAGTAAATACACCATCAACATCTGTATAAATCTCACATAAATCAGCATTCAATGCAGCTGCTATGGCAACAGCTGTAAGATCAGAGCCACCTCTACCAAGTGTTGTCACATCCTCTGTTTCTGTAATTCCCTGAAATCCTGCAACTACTACAACATAACCATCTTCCAGAGCTTTCAATGCTCTTGTTGCGATAATTTTCTCAATTCTTGCCTTTGTATGTACTGCATCGGTAATGATTCCCATTTGCCTTCCAGTAAGAGCAATTGCCTTATGTCCCAGTTCACATAAAGCCATTGCTGTAAGTGCGGCAGTAACTCTTTCTCCAGAGGAAAGAAGCAAATCCATCTCCCTTTCTGGTGGGTTTGAACATACCTGATGAGCGAGTCCAATGAGTTTGTCTGTCTCTCCAGCCATTGCAGAAACAACAACCACCACTTTGTTGCCTTCTTTAACAGTTTTTGAAATCCTTTCTGCAACAGCTTTTATTCTTTCAATGTTTGCAACAGAAGTTCCACCATATTTTTGAACAATAAGCATAGGCGCCTCCATCTCGGAAATTTGAGTTTTTCTATTATGTAAAAATTCTTCAGTTTTTTACAATTACTTAGATTTATCCCTCCTGGCTTGAGCTTAATCCAGAAAATATTATTGTTCTTCCTTGAGGAATGTCTTCAGATACAGCAGAAATTCTCGAAGTTGCTATCAAAGCAAAGATAACTGTAACTTTCGGATTCCCAAAAAGAGGACATCTACTTTTTCCCGGAAAAGAATATACAGCTTTTTATTAAAGATGTCGGTAAAAAAGAAAGCCTGAATATTGCCATGCGTGCTACTGTGCTGCTTTATGAAATTCTTCATCAATGCTCCTTAAAGCCTCTTTAAACTCTTGAAGATAAAAAGGTTTGGTAAGACAGAGAGCATTATATTTGAAAATTTCTTCTTCAGGGCAGTTCAAGGTAGATAAAATTATCACAGGTTTATGAAAAATTATGCTCTCTATTTCTTTTAGAAGATTCCATTCCTTTATTGTTGTATAATCAGCTATAATAAATTTGTAGTCTGAAAATGATTTTACAGTTGATGTAGCAATTTCACCTTCATAGCCGAAGAACCGTAGATACTCCATTAAGACTTCTCTTACAAGTCGGTTATTTTCAATAATCAGAACTTTTTTCTGACACTGAATTAAAAAAATCATTATTGAAAATCATTAAAGAACTGAGCTCAAAATAGTCAGGCTTCCTATACTTGTTTGTGCATATGGTATGATATATTTAAGTGAAAAATTTTTGTGGGGAGGCAGTAATGAAGGTAATTCTCAAAGAAGATGTTCATGGATTGGGTAAAGCAGGACAGATTATCAATGTAAAAGATGGATATGCAAGAAACTATCTTCTGCCAAGAGGACTTGCATTAATTGCTGATGAGAAAAACTTAAAAGCCCTTGAGTATCAAAAGAAAAAATTTGAAGAAGAAGCAAAGAAAAAGCGTCAGGATGCAGAATCAGTTGCAGAAAGACTCAGTGTTCTTGAACTTATAATTAAAGCAAGGGCTGGAGAAGACCAGAAACTTTTTGGTTCCATTACAGCAAAAGATGTAGCAGAAGCTTTACAAAATCAAGGTTTTTCCATTGACAAAAGACAGATCAACATCTTAGAGCCCATAAAAAGATTGGGAGAGCATGAAGTAGAGGTTAAACTCCATTCAAATGTCAGTGCAAAATTAAAGATTAATGTTGTAGGAGAATAATGGCTTATTTAAAGGAAATAGATGCTACTGCCCTCAGACTACCACCTCAGAGTCTTGAGGCTGAACAGGCTGTGCTGGGAGCAATAATTCTTGAAGGAGAATCAATAACTAAAGTAATTGAAATACTTTCACCAGAAGATTTCTACAGCGAAAGACACAGAAAAATTTATCAGGCAATGCTTGAACTTTTTGATAAAAATGAGCCAATTGACCTCATCACTCTTACAGAACATTTAAAGGACAAGGGTGAGCTTGAAGAGGCTGGTGGAGTTGGCTATTTAGGAAATCTTACCACAGTAGTTCCTACAGCAGCAAATATAAAATATCATGCCAGAGTTGTCAGACAAAAGGCTTTATTGAGGGCACTTATTCGTGCCTGCACAGAGATTGTTACAAAGGTTTATGAAGAGCCTGAGGATGCTGAGGAAATGATTGATTATGCTGAAAGATTAATCTTTGAAATTTCAGAAAAACGAACAAATACAAGCTTTTATCATATGAAAGATGTTGTGAAACATACTTTCAAGATAATAGAGAGCATGTATGAGAAAAAGGCAGTAATAACAGGTATTCCTTCAGGTTTCAAGGACCTTGACGAGTTAACCTCAGGTTTTCAGCCAGGGGATTTGATAATTATTGGTGGCAGACCAGGAATGGGAAAAACAGCTTTTTCATTGAACATTGCCCAGCATGTGGGAGTAGAACTTGGGCAGCCTGTCGCCTTTTTCAGCCTTGAGATGTCAAAAGAGCAGATTGCGATGAGACTTCTCAGTAGCATTGCAATGGTAAATTCCACAAGCTTGAGGAAAGGATTTATCAGTAAAAAAGACTGGGAAAGGATTACTGATGCTGCTGTAAGACTCAGTGAAGCTCCAATTTACATAGATGATTCTTCTCAGATGAGCGTTCTTGAGATAAGGGCAAAAGCAAGAAGGCTCAAAATGGAAAAAGGTAGCCTTGGATTGGTTATCATAGACTATCTTCAGCTTATGCGAAGTAGAA
Protein-coding sequences here:
- a CDS encoding aspartate kinase, whose product is MLIVQKYGGTSVANIERIKAVAERISKTVKEGNKVVVVVSAMAGETDKLIGLAHQVCSNPPEREMDLLLSSGERVTAALTAMALCELGHKAIALTGRQMGIITDAVHTKARIEKIIATRALKALEDGYVVVVAGFQGITETEDVTTLGRGGSDLTAVAIAAALNADLCEIYTDVDGVFTADPNIVPNARKLDKISYEEMLELASLGAKVLQTRSVEFAMKYNVPVIVRSSFNWNPGTLVTKEDKDMEKVVVSGIAHDKNQAKITILKVPDRPGIAAKLFKAVADANIVVDMIVQNISSDGKATDISFTVPKTDAKKALELTEKISKELGAEGVILNEGIAKISIVGVGMRTHSGVAAQMFEALANHGINIMAISTSEIKISCLIDAKYTELAVRVLHDTFKLGEQ
- a CDS encoding response regulator translates to MIFLIQCQKKVLIIENNRLVREVLMEYLRFFGYEGEIATSTVKSFSDYKFIIADYTTIKEWNLLKEIESIIFHKPVIILSTLNCPEEEIFKYNALCLTKPFYLQEFKEALRSIDEEFHKAAQ
- the rplI gene encoding 50S ribosomal protein L9, giving the protein MKVILKEDVHGLGKAGQIINVKDGYARNYLLPRGLALIADEKNLKALEYQKKKFEEEAKKKRQDAESVAERLSVLELIIKARAGEDQKLFGSITAKDVAEALQNQGFSIDKRQINILEPIKRLGEHEVEVKLHSNVSAKLKINVVGE
- the dnaB gene encoding replicative DNA helicase; protein product: MAYLKEIDATALRLPPQSLEAEQAVLGAIILEGESITKVIEILSPEDFYSERHRKIYQAMLELFDKNEPIDLITLTEHLKDKGELEEAGGVGYLGNLTTVVPTAANIKYHARVVRQKALLRALIRACTEIVTKVYEEPEDAEEMIDYAERLIFEISEKRTNTSFYHMKDVVKHTFKIIESMYEKKAVITGIPSGFKDLDELTSGFQPGDLIIIGGRPGMGKTAFSLNIAQHVGVELGQPVAFFSLEMSKEQIAMRLLSSIAMVNSTSLRKGFISKKDWERITDAAVRLSEAPIYIDDSSQMSVLEIRAKARRLKMEKGSLGLVIIDYLQLMRSRNSYDVREQEIADISRSLKAMAKELKVPVIALSQLNRSVEKTSDRRPTLANLRESGAIEQDADVIIFLYRDEVYNRKNTANKGKAEIIVAKQRNGPTDTVYLTFLDDYTRFLDYTDMYTGTEIQEEV